In Paenarthrobacter sp. GOM3, a single window of DNA contains:
- a CDS encoding MFS transporter, which translates to MTETQTNQAFSLRSIALPAFGPALLFCIGEGAVLPVIALSARDLGASVAVSALVVTLIGIGSWLFNIPASIITEKFGERWSIVGAGALGAIALGASAFAPQVENGLWLLAVSMTLVGMSASVFNLARQKFLTEAVPVIFRARALSTLGGVTRIGIFIGPFVGAGVMQFAGISGAYWVGFAGMMAAAALSLTIPDLVAPETSDGGPRPPASTLRSVAVSHAGVFLTVGFGILLLSALRASRQVVIPLWADHLGLDATHASLLFGLSGAIDMLVFYPAGKLMDRKGRQWVAVPSTLIMGVALILIPFTGGFVSLLLAALLIGFGNGISSGLIMTLGADFSPDNGRSHFLGIWRFIADSGATGGPVLLSGLTAAISLSAGVWATGVLGFAAAVVFAVAIPRLKHRRNY; encoded by the coding sequence ATGACCGAGACCCAGACAAACCAAGCTTTCAGCCTGCGCAGCATCGCACTCCCGGCCTTCGGGCCCGCGCTTCTGTTTTGTATAGGAGAAGGTGCGGTCCTTCCGGTCATCGCCCTCTCGGCGCGCGACCTCGGCGCTTCCGTTGCAGTATCGGCGTTGGTAGTGACGCTCATCGGTATAGGCTCCTGGCTTTTCAACATCCCGGCGTCGATCATCACGGAGAAGTTCGGCGAACGTTGGTCCATCGTTGGCGCCGGTGCTTTGGGCGCTATTGCCCTGGGCGCTTCAGCCTTCGCGCCGCAGGTGGAGAACGGCCTGTGGTTGTTGGCAGTGTCCATGACCTTGGTGGGTATGTCGGCGAGCGTCTTCAACCTCGCCCGGCAAAAGTTCCTCACCGAAGCTGTGCCTGTCATCTTCCGGGCACGAGCCCTCTCCACCCTGGGCGGCGTGACCAGAATTGGCATCTTCATTGGGCCTTTCGTCGGCGCCGGGGTGATGCAGTTTGCCGGCATCAGCGGGGCCTACTGGGTGGGCTTCGCGGGCATGATGGCGGCCGCGGCCTTGTCGCTCACCATCCCGGACCTGGTCGCCCCTGAAACGTCCGACGGCGGCCCCCGCCCTCCGGCGTCGACGTTACGGAGCGTCGCGGTTTCGCACGCGGGCGTGTTCCTGACTGTCGGATTTGGGATCCTCCTGCTGAGCGCGTTGAGGGCATCACGACAAGTGGTTATCCCGTTGTGGGCAGATCACCTGGGGCTCGATGCCACGCACGCGTCGCTGCTATTCGGCCTCTCCGGGGCTATCGACATGCTGGTGTTCTACCCGGCCGGGAAGCTCATGGACAGGAAGGGCAGGCAGTGGGTGGCTGTCCCCTCCACGCTGATCATGGGTGTAGCCCTGATATTGATCCCCTTCACGGGCGGATTCGTTTCCTTGCTGCTGGCTGCCCTGCTGATTGGGTTCGGCAACGGCATCAGTTCGGGACTGATCATGACGTTGGGTGCCGACTTCTCCCCGGACAATGGCCGCAGCCACTTTCTTGGCATTTGGCGGTTCATCGCAGATTCGGGGGCAACAGGGGGACCGGTGCTGCTGTCCGGGTTGACGGCCGCGATCTCGCTGTCCGCCGGCGTCTGGGCCACCGGGGTATTGGGGTTCGCAGCCGCGGTGGTGTTCGCCGTCGCGATTCCGAGGTTGAAGCACCGCAGGAACTACTGA
- a CDS encoding LPXTG cell wall anchor domain-containing protein, protein MNTTIRKCLIGTCFAGGMIVLSATAANAADTTSGKDGVLSGTQVAAPVTAPINLGVTSLGLLGNSAANTATPAHAAGSGATPAANTSGSNSIGSGTQVVAPVTVPINLGSSSVGLLGGSTATSSATPAAPAAATSPTPAASTSGAGAIASGTQVVAPVTVPVTVGSTSAGVLGDSTATSAPAASTPAPAASAPAQATTSGGESLASGAQVVAPISVPVNIGATAVGVGGDSTATSGASGSPAVTAPGGSSSGASTSGSDGVGSGTQVVAPITAPVSLGSTSAGVLGDSSATRTGTTGGTVPGTTTGGTTNGSGGIGSGTQLIIPITAPISTGSTSVGVGGGSVGTVTPPVVTPPVVTPPVVTPPVVNPPVVTPPVVTPPTGGGLDNGGENNTSTPTTGINTAGLIATGSATTAGTQAGTVVAAGVSTGATTTAASTAVEGSSALAKTGLNETFVLWAGAMLLMGLFLAVASRRKAVASRR, encoded by the coding sequence ATGAACACGACCATACGCAAGTGCCTCATCGGCACATGCTTTGCCGGGGGCATGATCGTCCTCAGCGCTACCGCGGCAAACGCCGCGGACACCACCAGCGGCAAAGACGGAGTCCTCTCCGGAACGCAGGTGGCAGCGCCTGTAACAGCACCAATCAATCTCGGCGTCACCTCGCTGGGCCTGCTGGGAAACTCAGCAGCCAACACTGCCACGCCAGCACATGCTGCAGGTTCCGGCGCAACACCCGCCGCCAACACCAGCGGCTCCAACAGCATCGGTTCCGGGACCCAAGTGGTCGCTCCGGTCACGGTGCCCATAAACCTGGGCTCGTCGTCAGTGGGTCTGCTGGGGGGTTCCACTGCGACGAGCTCAGCTACACCTGCCGCTCCAGCAGCGGCAACGAGTCCGACGCCGGCAGCAAGCACCAGCGGGGCCGGCGCGATTGCGTCCGGCACCCAGGTGGTTGCTCCGGTGACGGTTCCCGTCACGGTGGGGTCGACGTCGGCGGGTGTCCTGGGGGACTCAACCGCCACCTCAGCACCAGCGGCATCAACTCCTGCGCCAGCGGCTTCAGCGCCAGCGCAGGCAACAACGTCGGGGGGAGAGAGTCTTGCATCCGGCGCTCAGGTAGTGGCTCCGATATCGGTCCCTGTTAACATCGGAGCCACTGCTGTGGGTGTCGGAGGCGACTCGACCGCTACTTCCGGTGCGTCCGGTTCCCCGGCCGTCACTGCGCCTGGTGGTTCGTCGTCGGGTGCTTCGACGAGTGGTTCGGATGGTGTTGGTTCGGGGACTCAGGTTGTTGCTCCGATTACGGCTCCCGTGAGTTTGGGTTCGACGTCGGCTGGTGTGCTGGGTGATTCTTCAGCCACTCGTACGGGCACTACAGGTGGGACCGTGCCGGGCACGACCACCGGCGGTACCACCAATGGTTCTGGGGGCATCGGTTCGGGCACTCAGCTGATCATCCCCATTACGGCTCCCATCAGCACTGGTTCCACCTCGGTGGGCGTTGGGGGCGGTTCGGTAGGCACGGTCACCCCTCCGGTTGTGACTCCTCCCGTTGTAACCCCGCCCGTTGTAACCCCGCCGGTCGTGAACCCTCCTGTTGTCACGCCTCCGGTTGTGACCCCGCCGACCGGTGGTGGCCTTGATAACGGTGGCGAGAACAATACGAGCACTCCGACAACGGGCATCAACACCGCGGGTCTCATCGCCACCGGGAGTGCTACGACCGCTGGCACCCAAGCCGGCACCGTTGTAGCCGCTGGTGTATCGACGGGCGCGACAACCACCGCGGCTTCGACCGCCGTCGAGGGCTCCAGCGCCCTGGCTAAGACGGGGCTGAACGAAACCTTCGTTCTGTGGGCGGGAGCCATGCTCCTGATGGGTCTCTTCTTGGCAGTGGCCAGTCGTCGGAAGGCGGTAGCCAGCCGCCGGTAG
- a CDS encoding S8 family serine peptidase, protein MVGAALPALPAAAVDTPTPPLPSAAPLPATSNLPATPTDQFIVKFKETAGIQSIDPEKSFKAAADAVGLPVESLRTTSSGEEVVKTDRKLAPQEASELVATLAADPAVEYAEPDTIMQTLATAPNDTYYNLQWGLGTGTGGINALGAWDVSQGEGSTVAVIDTGILDHSDLNANVLPGYDMISGAMTARDGDGRDSNPRDEGDATSDNQCAAGRAGARSSWHGTHVAGIIAAVAGNNKGVAGVAPKARIVPIRAIGTCGGYTSDIADGIRWAAGGTVPNVPANANPARVINLSIGGRATCSATYQNALDFARSQGAAVVVAAGNENVDASLVSPANCSNVITVGASTRTAEKAYYSNFGANVDVMAPGGDMTKDALNGIVSTLNQGVDTATTEDYYLKSGTSMAAPHVAAIAAMMVATLPALTPADVEQRLKANARPVAGCTGCGSGLVDANATVKQVAADAAPIVAGTPTIAGEAAVGKTLTVDRGTWSNVDAAEWTYQWNRWGVPVPGATDSTYTLVADDHQAAMTVTVTATRKYVPAVSATSAPTAQVGPGTLTGATPVILGSAYVGSTLTADAGNWEPAPVELRYTWTRHKAGTTGDNVSSLPEYTVTSEDVGATLTVEVTGVKTPYWLLQMISKPTSAVVAADKAVTPPAVVFTEAPYMGDDKYTIPESESVDYLVDGKTVDAGTHSARGQVKVTAQAKKGWALLNGATTEWKAYFSSKGPDFTAPAVSPFKDVLTTQQFYKEMSWLADRKISTGWVEADQSVTYRPVTPINRDAMAAFLYRMAGSPDYTPPAQSPFKDVLTTQQFYKEMSWLADTGISSGWTESDGSRTYRPLTPINRDAMAAFLYRLVNKPDYEAPTTAPFSDLDPNQQFYKEMVWMKVTGISTGWQIGEGNYVYKALEPINRDAMAAFLYRMP, encoded by the coding sequence ATGGTGGGAGCAGCGCTGCCTGCACTCCCTGCCGCGGCTGTTGACACGCCTACGCCGCCGCTTCCCAGTGCGGCGCCTTTGCCGGCGACATCGAACCTCCCGGCAACTCCGACAGACCAGTTCATTGTGAAGTTCAAGGAGACGGCCGGGATCCAGTCGATCGATCCCGAGAAGTCCTTCAAGGCAGCGGCAGACGCCGTTGGCCTTCCGGTAGAAAGCCTGCGGACAACTTCCAGCGGCGAGGAAGTGGTCAAAACGGACCGCAAGCTCGCACCGCAGGAGGCAAGCGAGCTGGTGGCCACATTGGCTGCAGATCCGGCCGTGGAGTACGCCGAACCCGACACCATCATGCAGACCCTGGCCACGGCACCCAACGACACCTACTACAACCTCCAATGGGGCCTTGGCACTGGAACGGGTGGCATCAATGCATTGGGGGCCTGGGACGTCAGCCAAGGTGAGGGAAGCACCGTGGCCGTCATCGACACCGGTATCCTCGACCACAGCGACCTGAACGCAAACGTCCTCCCCGGGTACGACATGATCTCGGGTGCGATGACTGCCCGTGACGGCGACGGCCGCGACTCCAACCCCCGCGACGAAGGTGACGCCACCTCCGACAACCAGTGTGCAGCCGGACGCGCCGGTGCCCGGTCGTCCTGGCACGGCACCCACGTTGCCGGCATCATCGCGGCAGTGGCGGGCAATAACAAGGGTGTTGCCGGCGTTGCGCCAAAGGCCAGGATCGTCCCCATCCGAGCCATTGGAACATGCGGCGGATACACCTCGGACATCGCGGACGGCATTAGGTGGGCAGCCGGCGGCACAGTGCCCAACGTCCCAGCCAACGCCAACCCCGCCCGCGTGATCAACCTCAGCATTGGTGGCCGCGCAACCTGCTCAGCCACCTACCAGAATGCTCTGGACTTCGCCCGGAGCCAGGGTGCAGCCGTCGTAGTTGCCGCTGGCAACGAGAACGTTGACGCTTCACTGGTCAGCCCGGCCAACTGCAGCAACGTCATCACAGTGGGAGCAAGCACCCGCACCGCAGAAAAGGCTTACTACTCCAACTTTGGCGCGAACGTGGATGTCATGGCCCCTGGTGGAGACATGACGAAAGACGCGCTCAACGGCATCGTGTCCACGCTAAACCAAGGTGTTGATACTGCCACCACAGAGGATTACTACCTCAAGTCCGGAACCTCCATGGCGGCCCCACATGTCGCAGCTATCGCAGCGATGATGGTAGCCACTCTGCCCGCCCTCACCCCGGCCGACGTGGAACAACGCCTGAAGGCCAACGCCCGCCCAGTAGCAGGTTGCACGGGTTGCGGGTCGGGTCTGGTGGACGCCAACGCCACCGTGAAGCAGGTGGCGGCAGACGCGGCGCCAATCGTCGCCGGCACGCCGACCATCGCGGGTGAAGCCGCGGTGGGAAAGACCCTTACCGTTGACCGCGGCACCTGGTCCAACGTGGACGCTGCGGAGTGGACCTACCAGTGGAACCGTTGGGGTGTGCCGGTTCCCGGTGCTACCGATTCCACCTACACCTTGGTGGCCGACGACCACCAGGCTGCAATGACCGTTACAGTCACCGCGACAAGGAAGTACGTTCCGGCTGTATCAGCCACGTCCGCGCCCACCGCCCAGGTTGGGCCAGGAACCTTGACGGGTGCCACTCCCGTCATCCTCGGTTCCGCATACGTAGGCAGCACCCTCACAGCCGATGCCGGAAACTGGGAACCAGCGCCCGTGGAATTGCGCTACACATGGACGCGCCATAAGGCGGGCACCACTGGCGATAACGTTTCCAGCCTGCCGGAATACACAGTCACCAGCGAGGACGTTGGTGCCACGCTGACGGTGGAAGTAACGGGCGTAAAGACGCCGTACTGGTTGCTGCAAATGATCAGCAAGCCCACATCAGCGGTCGTCGCTGCTGACAAAGCCGTGACCCCGCCGGCAGTCGTCTTCACCGAAGCTCCCTATATGGGAGATGACAAGTACACCATCCCTGAATCCGAGTCAGTCGACTACCTCGTGGACGGAAAAACGGTCGACGCCGGAACCCACTCCGCCCGCGGCCAGGTGAAGGTAACGGCACAGGCCAAGAAAGGGTGGGCGCTGCTTAACGGCGCCACAACCGAGTGGAAGGCCTACTTCAGCAGCAAGGGCCCGGACTTCACTGCGCCGGCCGTTTCGCCGTTCAAGGACGTCCTGACCACCCAGCAGTTCTACAAGGAAATGTCTTGGCTTGCGGACCGGAAGATCTCCACGGGCTGGGTCGAAGCAGACCAGTCGGTCACCTACAGGCCGGTAACACCCATCAACCGTGATGCGATGGCCGCGTTCCTGTACCGGATGGCTGGATCTCCCGATTACACGCCGCCCGCTCAGTCTCCGTTCAAGGACGTGTTGACCACCCAGCAGTTCTACAAGGAAATGTCATGGCTGGCAGATACCGGCATCTCGTCCGGTTGGACCGAATCGGACGGATCACGGACTTACCGGCCGCTGACCCCGATCAACCGCGACGCGATGGCGGCTTTCCTCTACCGCTTGGTCAACAAGCCGGATTACGAAGCTCCCACGACTGCGCCCTTCAGCGACCTTGACCCCAACCAGCAGTTCTACAAAGAGATGGTCTGGATGAAGGTCACCGGCATCTCGACAGGTTGGCAGATCGGCGAAGGCAACTACGTCTACAAGGCTCTTGAGCCCATCAACCGCGACGCCATGGCAGCCTTCCTTTACCGCATGCCATAA
- a CDS encoding phosphatase PAP2 family protein, with product MSSQQFRTSGRSSKRPIQARDAGVGTGFLFILATIASVVGLAATYYFFVRTTMGQFIDESALVEATELGGTAGRASTSLLDMLPMLSLAIATLMVVFVTVARRRWTAAGIAVAACIGANAATQILKFLIPDRPDRGVQTLELNSLPSGHTTLAASAAAAVFLMVSPRWRPLAGFLGSTFAVATGVSTLINQWHRPADVVAAFLVVGAVMLPAGWLILRTGSSWNVWKGYGEHWAASRMWVWLTVAALLIAIAVAGYSLLQVMPGLSADSTIDYFWAGTAFIVIAGYLSALGGTWLFGLAARKA from the coding sequence ATGAGTTCCCAGCAATTCCGCACCAGCGGGAGGTCGAGCAAACGGCCGATTCAAGCACGCGATGCCGGCGTCGGCACAGGATTCCTTTTCATCCTGGCCACCATCGCCAGTGTGGTGGGCCTGGCCGCGACGTATTACTTCTTCGTGCGCACCACCATGGGCCAGTTCATTGACGAGTCCGCCTTGGTGGAAGCAACCGAGCTGGGTGGAACCGCCGGTCGCGCTTCTACCAGCCTCCTGGACATGCTCCCCATGCTCTCCCTGGCCATTGCTACCCTTATGGTCGTTTTCGTTACGGTGGCCCGACGACGGTGGACCGCAGCGGGGATCGCCGTAGCAGCCTGCATCGGCGCCAACGCGGCCACCCAGATCCTCAAATTCCTCATTCCGGACAGGCCCGACCGCGGAGTCCAGACACTGGAACTCAACTCGCTCCCTTCCGGCCACACCACCCTTGCCGCCTCCGCCGCGGCCGCCGTCTTCCTCATGGTGTCACCCCGCTGGCGCCCGCTGGCCGGCTTCCTGGGCAGCACCTTCGCAGTAGCCACCGGAGTCTCGACGCTCATCAACCAATGGCATCGCCCGGCCGACGTCGTCGCCGCCTTCCTGGTGGTGGGCGCCGTAATGCTCCCAGCGGGTTGGCTCATTCTCCGGACCGGCAGCAGCTGGAACGTGTGGAAAGGATACGGCGAACACTGGGCAGCGTCCCGGATGTGGGTATGGCTCACGGTCGCCGCCCTGCTGATCGCCATCGCGGTGGCCGGTTACTCCTTGCTGCAGGTCATGCCTGGCTTGAGCGCCGACAGCACCATCGACTACTTCTGGGCAGGCACAGCGTTCATCGTGATCGCCGGTTACCTCTCAGCCCTGGGCGGCACTTGGCTGTTCGGCCTGGCGGCTCGCAAGGCCTAG
- a CDS encoding S8 family serine peptidase, whose protein sequence is MQNRRRASVRSRIILMGVIALVGAGLPALPASADDVSAPPKPGAAPGPLPAVDAAVARPTDQFIVKFKERAGIQSTDRQSSYGKAASAVGVPVAGVRATASGEEVVKTDRKLEANEATALVAALAADPNVEYAEPDVIMRLHDFTPNDPLFQYQWGTGDNFAGGIRSPIAWDINQGEGSVVAVIDSGILSHSDLNANVLPGYDMINDPAVSRDGNGRDANAHDEGDATTAGQCAAGEPAERSSWHGTHVAGIIAAVGNNGKGISGVAPKAKVVPVRVTGTCGGYLSDIVDGIAWAAGAAVPGVPVNANPARVINVSLGARGTCPAAFQNAIDVAHGKGAVVVVSAGNENIDASLVSPGNCRDVITVGATTKNESKAYYSNFGAAIDVMAPGGDMSVDVMDGIVSTLNNGTDRATTEDYYLKAGTSMAAPHVAGVAAMMLSVLPALKPSDVEAKLKATTKAPTCSGCGAGLINATGALRDVELEAAPIIGGTPVIKGEPLVGTTLTTDIGNWTFNELTRWTHQWNRNGVPIPGATDYSYTVVPEDLGSALTFTVTAKKDFTPTVTGTSAPTAAVKPGLLTTNIPSISGSPYVGNVLATDPGAWGPEPVELSYQWYRAGTSIPGAFSSSYTLVDADAGITLTVRVTGTKQGYTTVPRTSGATRVVVTADKAVTPSAVGFAEAPYVAEDKFTIPQSTGVEYQVAGATVPAGTYPARGNVKVTAKIKDGYALAKGATAEWVAFFSFKGPAYVPPAVSPFKDVLTKQQFYKEMAWLADRKISTGWVEADRSVTYRPLTPINRDAMAAFLYRMAGSPAYTPPAKSPFKDVLTTQQFYKEMAWLAESGISSGWVESDGSKTYRPLLPINRDAMAAFLYRLANKPDYEPPNWLPFWDVPREQQFYKEMAWMYEQGISKGWLEADGQYTYRPLAPINRDAMAAFLYRMP, encoded by the coding sequence ATGCAGAACCGACGGAGAGCCAGCGTGCGCTCTCGAATAATCCTCATGGGCGTTATCGCACTCGTCGGCGCTGGCCTGCCAGCACTTCCGGCCTCAGCCGATGACGTTTCGGCACCGCCGAAACCGGGTGCAGCTCCGGGGCCGCTGCCCGCCGTCGATGCGGCAGTTGCGCGGCCCACTGACCAGTTCATTGTGAAGTTCAAAGAACGTGCGGGGATCCAGTCCACTGACCGCCAGTCCTCCTATGGCAAAGCCGCTAGCGCCGTCGGGGTCCCTGTTGCGGGAGTGCGGGCTACAGCTTCGGGAGAAGAAGTGGTCAAGACGGACAGGAAGCTGGAGGCCAACGAAGCGACGGCGTTGGTTGCAGCTCTCGCTGCGGACCCCAATGTTGAGTACGCAGAGCCAGACGTGATCATGCGGCTCCATGATTTCACGCCGAATGATCCCCTTTTCCAATACCAGTGGGGAACCGGTGATAATTTCGCTGGTGGCATTCGTAGTCCCATCGCTTGGGACATCAACCAAGGCGAAGGCAGCGTTGTGGCTGTTATTGACAGCGGAATCCTCAGCCACTCGGACCTCAACGCAAACGTCCTTCCTGGCTACGACATGATCAACGATCCGGCGGTTTCCCGGGATGGGAACGGCCGGGATGCAAACGCGCACGATGAAGGCGACGCCACCACCGCCGGGCAGTGTGCCGCGGGAGAGCCTGCCGAGCGGTCATCTTGGCACGGAACACACGTTGCAGGAATAATCGCCGCCGTTGGAAACAACGGCAAGGGCATCTCAGGTGTAGCGCCCAAAGCTAAAGTAGTGCCGGTGCGTGTCACAGGCACGTGCGGAGGTTACCTCTCTGACATAGTTGACGGAATTGCCTGGGCTGCAGGAGCCGCCGTGCCGGGTGTTCCGGTGAACGCCAACCCCGCCCGGGTTATCAACGTCAGCCTCGGGGCCAGGGGTACATGCCCGGCAGCATTCCAAAATGCCATCGATGTCGCTCATGGCAAGGGAGCCGTCGTGGTGGTATCCGCTGGAAATGAAAACATCGATGCCTCGTTGGTAAGCCCAGGGAACTGCCGCGATGTCATCACCGTGGGCGCAACCACCAAGAATGAAAGCAAGGCGTATTACTCCAACTTCGGCGCGGCTATTGATGTCATGGCACCCGGCGGTGACATGAGCGTTGATGTCATGGACGGGATCGTCTCGACACTCAATAACGGAACTGATCGCGCCACAACCGAGGACTACTACCTCAAGGCTGGAACGTCAATGGCAGCGCCCCACGTAGCGGGCGTGGCAGCAATGATGTTGTCCGTCTTGCCGGCCCTGAAACCCTCTGATGTGGAAGCGAAGCTCAAAGCGACCACCAAAGCGCCCACGTGCAGCGGGTGTGGGGCTGGGTTGATTAATGCAACTGGCGCCCTCCGGGACGTGGAACTGGAAGCGGCGCCCATCATAGGTGGCACCCCGGTGATTAAGGGTGAGCCGTTGGTTGGGACGACCTTGACCACCGACATAGGGAATTGGACGTTCAACGAGCTCACGAGATGGACGCATCAGTGGAACCGGAACGGGGTTCCCATTCCAGGTGCAACGGATTATTCCTACACTGTGGTGCCCGAGGACCTGGGCTCGGCTTTGACCTTCACTGTGACAGCGAAGAAGGACTTCACTCCTACGGTCACTGGTACCTCCGCTCCCACTGCCGCAGTGAAGCCCGGGTTGTTGACCACAAACATCCCAAGCATTAGTGGATCGCCCTATGTTGGCAATGTTCTGGCAACAGACCCCGGCGCCTGGGGACCCGAACCTGTCGAACTCTCGTATCAGTGGTACCGGGCCGGTACCAGCATCCCGGGCGCCTTCAGCAGCAGTTACACCTTGGTGGATGCGGACGCCGGCATAACCCTTACGGTGCGGGTGACCGGGACAAAACAGGGCTACACAACCGTGCCTAGGACCAGCGGCGCCACTCGGGTGGTGGTCACTGCTGACAAAGCAGTCACTCCTTCAGCGGTCGGCTTCGCAGAGGCCCCATACGTAGCTGAGGACAAGTTCACTATCCCGCAGTCAACGGGTGTCGAGTATCAGGTGGCAGGGGCAACAGTCCCGGCCGGGACTTATCCTGCTCGGGGAAATGTCAAAGTCACGGCCAAGATAAAGGACGGCTACGCCCTGGCCAAGGGGGCTACCGCTGAATGGGTCGCTTTCTTCAGCTTCAAGGGGCCCGCATACGTGCCACCCGCTGTGTCACCGTTCAAAGACGTGCTGACCAAGCAGCAGTTCTATAAGGAAATGGCGTGGTTGGCTGACCGTAAGATCTCTACCGGTTGGGTGGAAGCCGACAGATCCGTCACCTACCGGCCGTTGACACCGATCAACCGTGATGCGATGGCTGCATTCCTTTACCGCATGGCTGGCTCGCCCGCTTACACACCTCCTGCGAAGTCACCGTTCAAGGACGTGCTGACCACTCAACAGTTCTATAAGGAAATGGCGTGGTTGGCTGAGTCGGGCATCTCCTCTGGATGGGTGGAGTCTGACGGATCGAAGACCTACAGGCCGCTCCTTCCCATCAACCGCGACGCGATGGCGGCATTCCTCTACCGTCTGGCCAACAAACCAGACTACGAGCCGCCCAACTGGTTGCCCTTCTGGGATGTGCCAAGGGAGCAGCAGTTCTACAAGGAGATGGCTTGGATGTACGAGCAGGGCATCTCCAAGGGTTGGCTGGAAGCTGACGGACAGTACACGTACCGCCCGCTCGCACCTATCAACCGTGATGCCATGGCAGCCTTCCTCTACCGCATGCCATAA
- a CDS encoding acyltransferase family protein, with product MSSTLRPRVDLGSARTTVPASRDLVVDLIRVACMFAVVAVHLLMMGISVDGSGIGVENPLTSLSWFAQGTWFGQVMPLFFVVGGFASLTSWRSLQRRGGDAGDYLRNRVLRLVRPTVALYAFLAVALWSATAAGVPGDLLTDIAVGAGVQLWFLAAYLICQAMVPTMAKLHGRAPYRTVAALAAGAVVVDVFRLGLEHNPWGFDSNPIGLLNMVFVWGLLQQLGFFYADGFFDRFARWKLVVGAVACYVALVPLTHGGPYPVDMLTNQNPPMFPLILVGLAHVLLVKAVYPVLQRCVRVGWVQKTMFVVGSRAMTIYLWHLPLIIAMFGIALLLRLPFPEPASAEWWLSRPLFYVAAWVLVLLVSTPLVRLELASTALTPGAARPAMWRILTGTVLAIIPPFVVMRIGLDTANATWGLVLLVVAVALVTGKVPDRAWKTPASVAS from the coding sequence ATGTCATCCACCCTCAGGCCCCGAGTCGACCTCGGCTCTGCCCGCACTACCGTCCCGGCTTCCCGCGATCTGGTTGTCGACCTCATCAGGGTCGCCTGCATGTTCGCCGTAGTGGCCGTCCACCTCCTCATGATGGGCATCAGCGTGGACGGGTCCGGCATTGGCGTCGAAAATCCGTTGACGTCCCTGAGCTGGTTCGCCCAAGGGACATGGTTCGGTCAAGTCATGCCGCTCTTCTTCGTGGTGGGCGGCTTCGCGTCGCTGACTTCCTGGCGGAGCCTGCAGCGCCGCGGCGGTGACGCCGGTGACTACCTCCGCAACCGGGTGCTGCGGCTGGTCCGCCCAACGGTTGCCTTGTACGCGTTCCTCGCCGTTGCGCTATGGAGTGCGACGGCGGCAGGCGTCCCGGGCGATCTGCTCACGGATATCGCTGTGGGCGCCGGAGTTCAATTGTGGTTCCTGGCCGCGTACCTGATCTGCCAGGCAATGGTGCCAACAATGGCCAAACTTCACGGCCGGGCACCGTATCGGACCGTCGCAGCGCTGGCTGCGGGCGCCGTCGTCGTCGATGTCTTTCGCCTGGGCTTGGAGCACAATCCCTGGGGCTTCGACTCTAACCCGATCGGGCTGCTCAACATGGTGTTCGTTTGGGGTCTGCTGCAACAACTTGGGTTCTTCTATGCGGACGGATTCTTTGACCGGTTCGCGCGCTGGAAGCTAGTTGTGGGTGCTGTGGCCTGTTACGTTGCGCTGGTTCCGCTGACCCACGGCGGCCCGTACCCGGTGGACATGCTGACCAACCAAAACCCTCCGATGTTCCCGCTGATCCTGGTGGGACTGGCTCATGTCCTGTTGGTCAAGGCCGTGTACCCCGTTTTGCAGCGGTGCGTGAGGGTCGGTTGGGTGCAGAAGACCATGTTTGTGGTCGGCAGCCGGGCCATGACGATCTACCTGTGGCATCTCCCGCTGATCATCGCGATGTTTGGAATCGCGCTGCTCCTCCGGCTGCCGTTCCCTGAGCCGGCTAGTGCCGAGTGGTGGCTGAGCCGTCCCCTGTTCTACGTGGCTGCATGGGTGCTGGTGCTCCTGGTGTCCACACCGCTGGTCCGGCTGGAGCTTGCCAGCACCGCGCTGACCCCTGGTGCCGCCCGGCCCGCGATGTGGCGCATCCTGACGGGGACCGTGCTGGCGATCATCCCGCCCTTCGTGGTGATGCGGATTGGACTGGATACAGCCAACGCAACGTGGGGCCTGGTGCTGCTGGTGGTTGCAGTGGCTCTTGTGACTGGCAAGGTCCCTGACCGGGCGTGGAAGACGCCTGCCTCTGTGGCTTCCTGA